In the Candidatus Dechloromonas phosphoritropha genome, TGATCTACCTTGGTGCCGCGCATTCGCTCCCGGCTGCCGCGCACAGGCGACTGGTCGTCGATATCGGCGGCGGATCAACCGAGTTCATCATTGGCAAGAGGCATCGACCGCAACTGATGGAATCGCTGTACATGGGCTGCGTCAGCTACACGTTGCGCTTTTTCCCGGATGGCAAGGTCAACCGGAAGCGCTTACGCGACGCGCAGGTCGCCGCAGCAAAGGAAATCGAGCTTATCGCCCATGACTACAAGAGGCTTGGGTGGAAGGAGGCGGTCGGTTCTTCCGGGTCGGCGCGGGCGATTGCCGATGTGCTGGAGCTGAACCAGTTGAACCCGGGTGGCCGGTTCGGCATTACCCGGGAAGGACTCGACATGTTGTGTGACCTGCTGGTCGAGGCCGGCTCGGCCGAGGCCCTCGATCTGCAGGGCATCAAGGCGGATCGCATACCGGTCATGGCGGGTGGAATTGCCATCATGTCGGCGGTTTTCGCGGAGATCGGGATCGAGACGATGTCGTATGCCGATGGCGCCCTGCGCCTCGGCGTTCTCTACGATCTTCTCGGCCGATATCGCGACCACGACATGCGTGATTCGACGGTGGAGCAGTTCCGCCGCCGTTATCAGGTCGAGGTTGACCAGAGCGAGCGGGTCGAAGCCACTGCCCTGTCGGCGCTTACGCAGCTTGACGAGGCCGCGCCCGGCACGGGCGACCTACAGTTTCTGTCGTGGGCGGCGCGTCTCCATGAAATTGGTATTTCAGTGGCGCACAGCGCCTACCACAAGCACGGCGCCTACATTCTGACCTACGCTGACATGCCGGGCTTTTCGAAGCGGGATCAGGCCCGTCTGGCGATGCTGGTCCTCGCCCACCGCGGAACGCTTGACAAGCTGCGGGCCCTGCCTGCGGTCGACAGTATCTGGAAGCTGATTTTCAGTCTGCGGCTGGCGGTTCTGCTGCACCGGGCACGCAACGATCGTGCGCTGCCGGCATGGAGGGTGGCGGCAACATCCGATGGCTTTCGACTTGATCTGCCGGCGAGATGGCTGGCGGAAAATCCATGGACGGCGGCGGCCTTTAGTGAGGAGGCGGCAGTGTGGAAGGAAATCGGCCACGATTACGCGGTGAAGTCGACCGCAGAGAGGGGGCCGGCATGAGCAACCCGCCCCGTCTGCTGATCGAGCCGGGGAAGGTCGTGCTGAGTGGGGAATGGACGCTAGCCGCGCTGCTTCCTGAGCTTTCGCAATTGCGGTCGAGGCTGGTGGTGGGCGGGCTGGGCGACTTGTCGTGGGATCTCTCGGCCGTCGACCGGCTGGACAGCGCGGCAGCGGTGCTCCTCTGGCGGACGTGGAATGAGTGCTGGCCGGCCGAACTGAGCGTTTCCGATAGCTGCCGGCATGCCCTTGAACGCGTCGCGGCTGCCCCGGCGGATGCCGATTCCGGGCAGGACGCGGGGTCGGGGCTGGTCGAGCGGATCGGCTACCTCGTGCTTGCGGTCATCGACAACGGCCGTGGGCTGGTGACGCTGTATGGGCAAATGCTGCTCGATGTCTTGTATCTCGCTCGTCACCCCGCGCAAATGCCGTGGAAGGAAATTGCGGCAAATATCTACAAGGCCGGTGCGCTGGCCTTGCCGGTCACCGGACTGGTCGGTTTCCTGATCGGCGTGACGATCAGCTACCTGTCCGCCTTACAG is a window encoding:
- the ppx gene encoding exopolyphosphatase, which encodes MIYETIAAVDIGSNSFRLQLGRVVDDQIYALDSLKEPVRLASGLMVDKRLDLESQERALKALRCFGERLRGLDQGAVRAVATNTMRVAKNAAEFLPLAEEALGFPIEIIAGREEARLIYLGAAHSLPAAAHRRLVVDIGGGSTEFIIGKRHRPQLMESLYMGCVSYTLRFFPDGKVNRKRLRDAQVAAAKEIELIAHDYKRLGWKEAVGSSGSARAIADVLELNQLNPGGRFGITREGLDMLCDLLVEAGSAEALDLQGIKADRIPVMAGGIAIMSAVFAEIGIETMSYADGALRLGVLYDLLGRYRDHDMRDSTVEQFRRRYQVEVDQSERVEATALSALTQLDEAAPGTGDLQFLSWAARLHEIGISVAHSAYHKHGAYILTYADMPGFSKRDQARLAMLVLAHRGTLDKLRALPAVDSIWKLIFSLRLAVLLHRARNDRALPAWRVAATSDGFRLDLPARWLAENPWTAAAFSEEAAVWKEIGHDYAVKSTAERGPA